The Clostridium chauvoei genome has a window encoding:
- the addA gene encoding helicase-exonuclease AddAB subunit AddA translates to MGETRWTKEQLQSITTRNCNLLVAAAAGSGKTAVLVERIIRIITNEENPIDIDRLLVVTFTSAAAAEMRERIAAAISKALEENPNSKVLQRQLTLLSRSNITTMHSFCLDVIKNHFHTIDLDPSFRISDETENTLLKLEIINELFEDYYEEEDKDFKNLLESYSGYRDDEKLKDIVLDLYRFSMSGPWPERWLLEKAEEFNINTLEELNNTEWIKVLKDNIAVEVSGYLSMLRKAVDIINETEGLEPYLEAFISDIEALQNVYYSLDGGIEDLFKSLSSVEFIKLKVVRKNKVEDEEAQKNVKNIRDGIKKKINKLIEDSFSMTPEESLDGIRNSYPYMKTLANITLEFSKRFAEKKKEKNILDFNDLEHLCLKILIKVDENGDIKPSKVSESFREYFDEVLVDEYQDSNNVQETIIDLVSRKTMENPNVFMVGDVKQSIYRFRQAKPELFLDKYNKYPLTEGEINRKIQLYKNFRSREEVISGVNFIFKMVMSKTVGELEYTEEESLNLGASYKEINEDNVITAGPIELHILDKSGILDEEDIEDYSDDNSSEEEEELDGITLEARIVAKRINDLINPKNGEVYKVIDKSTGEYRPLKYKDIVILLRATKNWSEIFLDELGYEGIPVYADTGTGYFESIEIRTIMSLLKIIDNPMQDIPMIAVLRSPIIGFTAEELADIRLLDKEKYYYEIISGIANSEYDVNSKLKGKCIELIRNLEVWRKRAIYTPIDEFIWFLYMDTAYYGYVGAMPNGKLRQANLKILFQRAKQYEQTSFKGLFNFINFINKLRKSSGDMGSAKILGENEDVVRIMSIHKSKGLEFPVVFTSGVGKQFNLMDLNNPILYHDDLGFGPEYVDLEKRNAYSTLPKEAIKKRIRLETLSEEMRILYVAFTRAKEKLIITGATSNLEKSISKWCSAAALDSELVLPSEVLKGKSYLDWIGMALCKHRDGNPLRDYIGAYKDIITNDFSTWSVQFWNKNLLTVDKKNESVDESEERKLFITSEVEVVDKEIERRLGYKYKYSASGTLPSNISVSDLKRAAYEEEDEDLRTVKIFGDKEEFKPRFLKEKKGLSGSEKGTIIHFVMQKLDLDKINTLEDIKQQIDNMKANELLTKEEASVIDCNKIKGFFDSDLGKRLLKAYYSEGMLKREFPFFTEVSSLDIDKTLPKEIYKDEKIRLQGIIDCFFEEENEIVLLDYKTDYVELGKEESMKEKYKIQIEYYKKAIEKVTGKRVKESYLYLFYLNKELKL, encoded by the coding sequence ATGGGTGAAACTAGATGGACTAAAGAGCAATTACAATCAATAACTACAAGGAATTGTAATCTTTTAGTAGCGGCAGCAGCAGGATCTGGTAAAACTGCTGTATTAGTAGAAAGAATAATAAGGATAATAACAAATGAAGAAAATCCTATAGATATTGATAGACTATTAGTAGTTACTTTTACATCAGCAGCTGCTGCTGAAATGAGGGAGAGAATAGCAGCTGCTATTTCTAAAGCATTAGAGGAAAATCCTAATTCTAAGGTACTACAAAGACAATTAACATTATTAAGTAGGTCTAATATAACAACAATGCATTCATTTTGTTTAGATGTAATAAAAAATCATTTTCATACAATAGATTTAGATCCTAGCTTTAGAATATCTGATGAAACAGAAAATACTTTATTAAAGCTTGAGATTATAAATGAATTGTTTGAAGATTATTATGAAGAAGAAGATAAGGATTTTAAAAACTTACTAGAATCTTATAGTGGTTATAGAGATGATGAAAAGTTAAAAGATATAGTTTTAGATTTATATAGATTTTCTATGAGTGGACCTTGGCCAGAAAGGTGGTTACTTGAAAAAGCAGAGGAATTTAATATAAACACTTTAGAAGAATTAAATAATACTGAATGGATAAAGGTATTAAAGGATAATATAGCTGTTGAAGTAAGTGGATATTTAAGCATGCTAAGAAAGGCTGTAGATATAATAAACGAAACTGAAGGGTTAGAACCTTATTTAGAAGCCTTTATAAGTGATATAGAGGCTTTACAGAATGTTTATTATTCTTTAGATGGAGGAATAGAGGATTTATTTAAAAGTTTATCATCAGTGGAGTTTATAAAGCTTAAAGTAGTTAGAAAAAACAAAGTAGAAGATGAAGAAGCACAAAAAAACGTTAAAAATATTAGAGATGGTATAAAGAAAAAGATAAATAAGCTTATAGAAGATAGTTTTTCAATGACACCAGAAGAATCTCTAGATGGTATAAGGAACTCATATCCATATATGAAAACATTAGCTAATATAACATTAGAGTTTTCTAAAAGGTTTGCTGAAAAAAAGAAAGAAAAAAATATATTAGATTTTAATGACTTAGAACATTTATGCTTAAAGATATTAATAAAAGTAGATGAAAATGGAGATATAAAACCTTCAAAGGTATCAGAAAGCTTTAGAGAATATTTTGATGAAGTATTGGTAGATGAATATCAAGATTCTAATAATGTACAAGAAACTATAATAGATTTAGTATCTAGAAAGACTATGGAAAATCCTAATGTATTTATGGTTGGAGATGTTAAACAAAGTATATATAGATTTAGGCAAGCGAAACCTGAATTATTTTTAGATAAATATAATAAATACCCATTAACTGAAGGTGAAATCAACAGGAAGATCCAATTATATAAGAACTTTAGAAGTAGAGAAGAAGTTATAAGTGGTGTTAATTTTATATTTAAAATGGTTATGTCAAAAACAGTTGGAGAATTAGAATATACGGAAGAAGAAAGCTTAAACTTAGGTGCTAGTTATAAAGAAATAAATGAAGATAATGTAATAACAGCAGGACCTATAGAACTTCATATATTAGATAAATCAGGTATTTTAGATGAAGAGGATATAGAGGATTATAGTGATGATAATTCTTCAGAAGAGGAAGAAGAATTAGATGGAATTACATTAGAAGCTAGAATTGTTGCAAAAAGAATAAATGACCTTATAAACCCTAAAAATGGAGAGGTTTATAAGGTAATAGACAAAAGTACAGGAGAATATAGACCTTTAAAATATAAAGATATAGTAATCTTATTAAGAGCAACTAAAAATTGGTCAGAAATATTCTTAGATGAATTAGGTTATGAAGGTATTCCTGTTTATGCAGATACTGGAACAGGATATTTTGAATCTATAGAGATAAGAACTATAATGTCTCTTTTAAAAATTATAGATAATCCAATGCAGGATATTCCTATGATTGCTGTATTGAGATCACCTATTATAGGATTTACAGCAGAAGAGCTTGCAGATATAAGACTTTTAGATAAGGAGAAGTATTATTATGAGATTATTAGTGGAATAGCTAATAGTGAATATGATGTTAATTCTAAATTAAAAGGAAAATGTATTGAGTTAATAAGAAACTTAGAAGTTTGGAGAAAAAGAGCTATATATACTCCTATAGATGAGTTTATTTGGTTTTTATATATGGATACTGCTTATTATGGATATGTGGGAGCTATGCCTAATGGTAAGCTTAGACAAGCGAATTTAAAAATATTATTTCAAAGAGCAAAGCAATATGAGCAAACTAGTTTTAAGGGATTATTTAACTTTATAAACTTTATTAATAAGCTTAGAAAATCTTCAGGAGATATGGGGAGTGCAAAAATTCTTGGGGAAAATGAAGATGTAGTTAGAATTATGAGTATCCATAAAAGTAAAGGGCTTGAGTTCCCTGTTGTATTTACATCAGGAGTAGGAAAGCAATTTAATCTTATGGATTTAAATAATCCAATTTTATATCATGATGATTTAGGATTTGGTCCGGAATATGTGGATTTAGAAAAGAGAAATGCATATAGTACACTTCCTAAAGAAGCAATTAAAAAAAGAATACGTCTTGAAACATTATCAGAAGAAATGAGAATTCTTTATGTTGCATTTACAAGGGCCAAAGAAAAGTTGATAATTACAGGAGCAACTAGTAATTTAGAAAAATCTATATCTAAATGGTGTTCAGCTGCTGCTTTAGATTCAGAGTTAGTATTACCTTCAGAGGTTTTAAAGGGGAAAAGTTATTTAGATTGGATTGGAATGGCTTTATGTAAGCATAGAGATGGAAATCCACTAAGGGATTATATAGGTGCATATAAAGATATAATAACAAATGACTTTTCCACATGGAGTGTACAGTTTTGGAATAAAAACTTATTAACTGTGGATAAGAAAAATGAGTCTGTGGATGAAAGTGAAGAAAGAAAACTGTTTATAACTTCTGAAGTAGAGGTTGTGGATAAAGAAATAGAAAGAAGACTTGGGTATAAATATAAATATTCAGCGTCAGGAACTTTACCAAGTAACATTTCAGTTTCAGATTTAAAAAGAGCAGCTTACGAGGAAGAGGATGAAGACTTAAGAACAGTTAAAATATTTGGTGATAAGGAAGAGTTTAAGCCAAGATTCCTTAAAGAAAAGAAAGGTTTATCAGGATCAGAAAAGGGTACGATAATTCATTTTGTAATGCAAAAACTTGATTTAGATAAAATTAATACTTTAGAGGATATTAAACAGCAAATAGATAATATGAAAGCTAATGAATTATTAACCAAAGAAGAAGCATCAGTAATAGATTGTAATAAGATAAAAGGATTTTTTGATAGTGATTTAGGAAAGAGATTACTAAAAGCCTATTATAGTGAAGGAATGCTTAAAAGAGAATTCCCATTCTTTACAGAGGTTAGTAGCTTAGATATAGATAAGACATTACCTAAAGAAATTTATAAAGATGAGAAAATAAGACTTCAGGGAATTATAGATTGCTTTTTTGAAGAAGAAAATGAAATAGTACTTTTAGATTATAAAACAGATTATGTTGAATTAGGTAAAGAAGAAAGTATGAAGGAAAAATATAAAATTCAAATAGAATATTATAAGAAAGCAATAGAAAAAGTTACAGGTAAAAGAGTAAAGGAAAGTTACTTATATTTATTTTACTTAAACAAAGAGCTAAAGCTATAA
- the addB gene encoding helicase-exonuclease AddAB subunit AddB, with protein sequence MGIRFIFGRSGTGKSKFCLEQIKKKIDNGSDRKLILLVPEQYTFDTQKKLLDMVGEPGLLTSEVLSFKKMSHMVFDECGGRTNIRMQDTGKNMLIYKLLKDRGEELEYFNRMSKQQGFTGIVSKAITEFKNYNISPEMLEENDIDIEDEELKKKIKDLGLLFREFNDTLHKNYIDAEDELILLTKKLKDCNLYDDSEIWIDEFITFTPQQIEVIKMLAKKAKTINITLCCDNLSQGSTSDETDVFDIIKGTENKVLKMMQENNIGYMEPINLNKGFSYRFKNSKEIQHIEKHFFTYPFKEYKEDVKDIRIYKANNSYDEIEAIAKDILRLVRDNDYRFKDIAVVCREIDNYEKITSVIFNEYNIPYFLDKKRDVLNNPLIVLIISALEILISNWSYESVFKYLKSGLITIDSNYIDILENYVLANGIKGYKWTGELIIQDEATQNEILITEIMEEVRRPLINLHNKIKGDKKVIELCTSLYEFLVELDVFKVMEIWLEEFDKQGLQDKIKEYNQVPAMVMDMLDQAVEVLGDEVVDIKEFTKILVSGFEEKEIGVIPMSLDQINIGNIDRIKGREVKALYIVGVNDGIFPSANKEEGILSDRERNLLKEKGIELGVDTKSRAFQEQFMVYTALAIPSEYLMVTYPMADFEGKSLRPSIIIPRIKKIFPRLEEESDIYNKGLAKDKFNKITAPTPTFNELISALRMDFEKEEVESYWAEVFKWFEESDEFTDKIKRMFNGLNYSNLVENMPKEKIRKLYASDSGKLMFSVSRIEKYSQCPFGYYVQYGLKAKNRKVYEFTAPDLGSFMHDILDDFTNKVKDEKIAWADLDKKRCKEIIGQLISRKLAEDSNSILNSNKRYMYFADRFKRTITKSVMVIAEQMKRGEFEVFKNEFSFGNFKDGEPIKIDLPSKDTVYLVGRVDRIDTLEMDGNTYLRIVDYKSGAKKFDLNELYYGLQIQLLVYLDALLKNSKYLLEKQAIPGAILYFKIDDPIIKSKKELEEAEIQKQVLDKLKMNGLVLKDAKLVRAMDKNMETYSLVVPAAFKKDGDFTNKSSVVTEEQFRILREYVNNKMIEICEEMLSGAIKIEPCKTKQTNYCTYCDYSSICQFDTGIEDNKYKVILKKDNDELWQSMRDKVADIKKEGEK encoded by the coding sequence ATGGGAATAAGATTTATATTTGGTAGATCAGGAACTGGGAAAAGTAAATTTTGCTTAGAACAAATAAAAAAGAAAATAGATAATGGGAGTGATAGAAAGTTAATTTTATTAGTTCCAGAACAATATACCTTTGATACACAAAAGAAACTTTTAGATATGGTTGGTGAACCAGGTTTATTAACATCAGAAGTTTTAAGTTTTAAAAAAATGTCACATATGGTATTTGATGAATGTGGTGGACGTACAAATATAAGAATGCAAGATACAGGAAAAAATATGTTAATTTATAAGTTGCTTAAGGATAGAGGCGAAGAACTTGAATACTTTAATAGAATGTCAAAGCAACAAGGATTTACAGGGATAGTATCAAAAGCAATAACTGAATTTAAAAATTACAACATTTCCCCGGAAATGTTAGAGGAAAATGATATAGATATAGAAGATGAAGAATTAAAAAAGAAAATTAAGGATTTAGGTTTATTATTTAGAGAATTTAATGATACTTTGCATAAGAATTATATAGATGCAGAAGATGAACTAATACTACTTACAAAAAAGTTAAAGGATTGTAATTTATATGATGACTCAGAAATATGGATTGATGAGTTTATAACATTTACTCCACAACAAATAGAAGTTATAAAAATGTTAGCTAAAAAAGCTAAAACTATAAATATAACTTTATGTTGTGATAATTTAAGTCAAGGCTCTACAAGTGATGAAACTGATGTATTTGATATAATAAAAGGCACTGAGAATAAGGTTTTAAAAATGATGCAAGAAAATAATATTGGATATATGGAGCCTATAAATTTAAATAAAGGATTTTCTTATAGATTTAAAAATAGTAAAGAAATTCAGCATATAGAAAAACACTTTTTTACTTATCCTTTTAAAGAATATAAAGAGGATGTAAAAGATATAAGAATATATAAAGCTAACAATAGTTATGATGAAATTGAAGCAATAGCAAAGGACATACTAAGATTAGTTAGAGATAATGATTATAGATTTAAAGATATTGCAGTAGTATGTAGGGAAATAGATAATTATGAAAAAATAACTTCTGTAATATTTAATGAGTATAATATTCCATATTTCTTAGATAAGAAAAGAGATGTATTAAATAATCCATTAATAGTTCTTATAATATCAGCATTAGAAATATTAATAAGTAATTGGTCTTATGAAAGTGTATTTAAATACTTAAAAAGTGGACTTATAACTATAGATTCTAATTATATAGATATACTAGAAAACTATGTATTAGCTAATGGAATAAAAGGTTACAAGTGGACTGGAGAGTTGATAATACAAGACGAAGCAACACAAAATGAAATATTAATAACTGAAATAATGGAAGAGGTAAGAAGACCTTTAATTAATTTACATAACAAAATTAAGGGTGATAAGAAAGTAATAGAGTTATGTACATCTTTATATGAGTTTTTAGTAGAATTAGATGTATTTAAGGTTATGGAAATTTGGCTTGAAGAGTTTGATAAGCAAGGCTTACAAGATAAAATAAAGGAATATAATCAAGTTCCTGCTATGGTTATGGATATGTTAGATCAAGCTGTTGAAGTATTAGGTGATGAAGTTGTAGATATTAAAGAGTTTACAAAAATATTAGTTTCAGGATTTGAAGAAAAAGAAATAGGAGTTATTCCTATGTCATTAGATCAAATTAATATTGGTAATATTGATAGAATAAAAGGAAGAGAAGTTAAGGCTTTATATATAGTTGGAGTAAATGATGGAATTTTCCCATCTGCAAATAAAGAAGAGGGTATTTTATCAGATAGAGAGAGAAATTTACTTAAGGAAAAAGGTATAGAACTAGGCGTAGATACTAAGAGTAGAGCCTTCCAAGAACAATTTATGGTTTATACAGCCTTAGCAATACCATCAGAATATTTAATGGTTACCTATCCTATGGCAGACTTTGAGGGGAAATCATTAAGACCATCTATAATAATTCCTAGGATTAAAAAGATATTTCCAAGGTTAGAAGAAGAAAGTGATATATACAACAAGGGATTAGCTAAAGATAAATTCAATAAAATAACAGCACCTACTCCAACTTTTAACGAACTTATATCAGCTTTGAGAATGGATTTTGAAAAAGAAGAAGTAGAAAGTTATTGGGCAGAAGTATTTAAATGGTTTGAAGAAAGTGATGAGTTTACTGACAAGATAAAAAGAATGTTTAATGGGTTAAATTATTCTAATTTAGTTGAAAATATGCCAAAAGAAAAAATAAGAAAGCTTTATGCAAGTGATAGTGGAAAGCTTATGTTTAGTGTTTCAAGAATAGAAAAGTATTCACAATGTCCTTTTGGATATTATGTTCAATATGGATTAAAGGCTAAGAATAGAAAGGTATATGAATTTACAGCACCTGATTTAGGGTCTTTTATGCATGATATATTAGATGACTTTACCAATAAAGTTAAAGATGAAAAAATAGCTTGGGCAGATTTAGATAAGAAAAGATGTAAGGAAATTATAGGACAGTTAATAAGTAGAAAATTAGCAGAGGATTCAAACTCAATATTAAATAGTAATAAGAGATATATGTACTTTGCTGATAGATTTAAAAGAACTATAACTAAATCAGTTATGGTAATTGCTGAACAAATGAAAAGAGGCGAGTTTGAAGTATTCAAAAATGAATTTTCCTTTGGAAACTTCAAAGATGGAGAACCTATAAAAATAGATTTACCTTCTAAGGACACTGTTTATTTAGTTGGAAGAGTAGATAGAATAGATACCTTAGAGATGGATGGAAATACATATCTAAGAATAGTTGATTATAAATCAGGAGCTAAGAAGTTTGATTTAAATGAACTTTATTATGGACTTCAAATACAACTTTTAGTTTATTTAGATGCATTACTTAAGAATTCAAAGTATCTTTTAGAAAAGCAAGCCATACCTGGTGCTATACTTTATTTTAAAATAGATGATCCAATAATAAAATCTAAAAAGGAATTAGAAGAAGCAGAAATACAAAAGCAAGTTTTAGATAAATTAAAAATGAATGGATTAGTATTAAAAGATGCTAAATTAGTTAGGGCAATGGATAAAAATATGGAGACATATTCTTTAGTTGTACCAGCAGCATTTAAAAAAGATGGTGACTTTACAAATAAAAGTTCAGTAGTTACAGAAGAGCAATTTAGAATATTGAGGGAATATGTTAATAACAAAATGATTGAGATTTGTGAAGAAATGTTAAGTGGAGCTATAAAAATAGAACCTTGTAAAACTAAACAAACTAATTATTGTACTTATTGTGATTATTCATCTATATGTCAATTTGATACAGGAATAGAAGATAATAAGTATAAGGTTATTTTAAAGAAAGATAATGATGAGCTTTGGCAATCAATGAGAGATAAGGTAGCAGATATTAAAAAGGAAGGTGAAAAGTAA
- a CDS encoding DUF1189 domain-containing protein yields MKLNFITRMRISVVKIKDYPMLIKEGLNKALTYILIFSLIIGLTLGISQAIFLGTFQKIAVELLQQDEYEFEMVDGTLDFKASPYEQEEGSTISIFDTTKSTDDAESYRSTVVHKDMSVIFFKDGIVARNDGDEYIAKFKDIPMIPKYINNESFINTINKLSPVKYIVIVVMILTTYAKILFQALIISVAGMLFSKMKNANLKYVDVLKISLYSMTLPIILNLILPIGVLTMIISIIYVLKVINDLANKNEIEII; encoded by the coding sequence GTGAAATTAAATTTTATTACAAGAATGCGAATTAGTGTAGTTAAAATAAAAGATTATCCAATGTTAATAAAAGAAGGTCTAAATAAGGCTTTAACATATATATTAATCTTTAGTTTAATTATAGGACTTACACTAGGAATATCTCAAGCTATATTTTTAGGAACTTTTCAAAAAATAGCAGTAGAGTTATTACAACAAGATGAATATGAATTTGAAATGGTTGATGGAACACTAGATTTTAAAGCTTCACCATATGAACAAGAAGAAGGAAGTACTATTAGTATATTTGATACTACAAAGTCAACTGATGATGCGGAATCTTATAGAAGTACTGTAGTACATAAAGATATGTCGGTAATATTTTTTAAAGATGGAATAGTTGCAAGGAATGATGGAGACGAGTATATTGCTAAGTTTAAAGATATTCCAATGATACCTAAGTATATTAATAATGAGAGTTTTATTAATACTATTAACAAATTATCACCAGTAAAGTATATTGTTATAGTAGTTATGATTTTAACAACTTACGCTAAAATATTGTTCCAGGCATTAATTATATCTGTTGCAGGAATGTTATTTAGTAAAATGAAAAATGCAAATTTAAAGTATGTAGATGTATTAAAAATATCATTATATTCAATGACCTTACCAATAATATTAAACTTAATATTACCTATAGGAGTGCTAACAATGATAATTTCAATCATATATGTATTAAAAGTAATAAACGACTTAGCTAATAAAAATGAAATAGAAATAATATAA
- a CDS encoding sensor histidine kinase, with protein MSDTKLLSKSNIELNDITLNANYIRLKEMIEELKEKNVRQEDFLLNISHDMRAHLNVIISVMQCIDYGSVDISDKKALEYMNIVKRNSFKMLKLINNLIDTTRLENNYYILNKKNIDIVSMIEGTISCIDRYAKQKIYN; from the coding sequence ATGAGTGATACTAAATTATTATCAAAATCGAATATTGAATTAAACGATATTACTTTGAACGCTAATTATATAAGATTAAAAGAGATGATAGAAGAACTAAAAGAAAAAAATGTGAGGCAAGAAGACTTTTTGTTAAATATCTCTCATGATATGAGAGCTCACCTAAATGTAATAATAAGTGTAATGCAATGTATTGATTATGGAAGTGTAGATATAAGTGATAAAAAGGCACTAGAGTACATGAATATAGTTAAAAGAAATAGTTTTAAGATGTTAAAACTAATCAACAATTTAATTGATACTACTAGACTTGAAAATAATTATTACATTTTAAACAAAAAGAATATAGATATTGTTTCAATGATAGAAGGAACTATAAGTTGTATAGACAGATATGCTAAACAAAAAATATACAATTAA
- a CDS encoding L,D-transpeptidase — protein MKIKSNTKNKRKKSSVIFRLITVVLFFIVLGIFTNIHLSNTYYNKLNEFYYAFNKCDFNTAREKLDSQGLYIKLHKDKVNEDLTKYFTGVVEKICTSVNSGEITDNQALTILNEIKKYSVLDSSLDKLIVSFEKNYSISNKESNSETTNKSLQLGIDALNNKDYSNALKYFNSISKDDKDDFDLAQNYISKAKDSYKTDLIDKSDELIANKYYTKAINLLSSYDTKILGENNKDIQDKIHFVKMVKDEYLANINNEDSEYTSTAILKTITTDNVNTLNIESKTPYFVYVSLDQQKTFVYQGSMNNWNLVKTFNSSTGLPGKETPKGVFAITGRGEWFFSEEFMQGGKYWVQFMGDYLFHSIPFNQDQSKVVDKTLGTPASHGCIRLEVEASKWLYDNTPNATKIIIN, from the coding sequence ATGAAAATAAAATCTAATACTAAAAATAAGAGAAAAAAATCTTCAGTTATATTTAGATTAATTACTGTAGTCTTATTTTTTATTGTATTAGGTATTTTTACCAATATACATCTTTCAAATACTTATTATAATAAATTAAATGAATTTTATTATGCATTTAATAAATGTGACTTCAATACTGCAAGAGAAAAATTAGATTCTCAAGGGTTATACATAAAATTACACAAAGATAAAGTCAATGAAGATTTGACAAAATACTTTACAGGTGTTGTAGAAAAAATTTGTACTTCTGTTAATTCTGGTGAAATAACAGATAACCAAGCACTTACTATATTAAATGAAATAAAAAAATATAGTGTATTAGATTCGTCATTAGATAAATTAATTGTATCTTTTGAAAAAAATTATTCAATCTCAAATAAAGAAAGTAATTCAGAAACAACTAATAAATCATTACAACTTGGTATAGATGCATTAAATAATAAAGATTATTCAAATGCTCTAAAATATTTCAATAGTATCTCTAAAGATGATAAAGACGATTTTGATTTAGCTCAAAATTATATATCAAAAGCTAAAGACTCATATAAAACAGATTTAATAGATAAATCTGATGAATTAATAGCTAATAAATATTATACTAAAGCTATTAACTTATTATCATCTTATGATACTAAGATTTTAGGAGAAAATAATAAAGATATACAAGACAAAATTCATTTTGTTAAAATGGTTAAGGATGAATATTTAGCTAATATCAACAATGAAGATAGTGAATATACATCTACTGCTATACTTAAAACAATTACTACTGATAATGTAAATACATTAAATATAGAAAGTAAAACCCCTTATTTTGTCTATGTAAGCTTAGATCAACAAAAAACCTTTGTTTACCAAGGTTCAATGAATAATTGGAATTTAGTTAAGACATTTAATTCTTCAACTGGATTACCTGGAAAAGAGACTCCTAAAGGTGTCTTTGCAATAACAGGTAGAGGTGAATGGTTCTTCTCTGAGGAATTTATGCAAGGTGGAAAGTACTGGGTTCAGTTTATGGGCGATTACTTATTCCACTCAATACCTTTTAATCAAGATCAAAGCAAGGTAGTTGATAAAACTTTAGGAACTCCAGCTTCTCACGGTTGTATAAGATTAGAAGTTGAAGCCTCCAAATGGTTATATGACAATACTCCAAATGCTACTAAAATAATAATTAATTAA
- a CDS encoding CCA tRNA nucleotidyltransferase: MNIYIPKDVQFIIDNFYNNGYEAFMVGGCVRDSILKVNPKDYDITTSALPEETLKLFEKTIPTGIQHGTITVIINKESYEVTTFRADGDYVDNRHPESVTFVRNIKEDLARRDFTVNALAYNQTTGVIDYFNGINDILNKTIKCVGDADKRFTEDALRMLRAIRFSCQLDFEIEVNTYNSIKKNHKLISNISSERVRDELCKILISNNPSKGFEMLEDTGILKIILPKIHELVNYTPNCNNHNRDVFKHTLKVIDNTHNDLLLRLSALFHDVGKLNTMTFLENGHCYFPGHSEESAIMTKKILSELAFDNNTIKRSCSIIAEHLVLNVNYLPTDGEIKRLINKVGKENIYLLFDLQRADTKALWAPEPFLAKIDFIEARVKDILKNKEPLSIKDLDIDGKFLMNNFNLTPGKIIGEILEYLLNLVLDNPTLNNRAILLNKAFLYLENSIKTN; this comes from the coding sequence ATGAATATTTATATACCTAAAGATGTTCAATTTATAATAGATAATTTTTATAACAATGGATATGAGGCTTTTATGGTAGGTGGTTGTGTTCGTGATAGCATATTAAAAGTAAACCCTAAAGACTATGATATAACTACCTCTGCCTTACCTGAAGAAACTCTAAAACTATTTGAAAAAACTATTCCTACAGGAATACAGCATGGAACTATAACTGTTATTATAAATAAAGAATCCTATGAAGTTACTACATTTAGAGCTGATGGTGACTATGTTGATAATAGACACCCTGAATCAGTTACATTTGTTAGAAATATTAAAGAGGACTTAGCTAGAAGGGACTTCACTGTAAATGCTCTAGCTTATAATCAAACCACTGGAGTTATAGATTATTTTAATGGAATAAATGATATATTAAATAAAACTATCAAATGTGTAGGAGATGCTGATAAAAGATTTACAGAAGATGCTCTTAGAATGCTTAGGGCAATACGCTTTAGTTGTCAGCTTGATTTTGAAATTGAAGTTAATACTTATAATTCAATAAAGAAAAATCACAAATTAATAAGTAATATTAGTTCTGAACGTGTACGAGATGAACTTTGTAAAATTCTTATTTCTAATAATCCATCTAAAGGCTTTGAGATGTTAGAAGATACGGGCATCTTAAAAATAATCTTGCCTAAAATACATGAACTAGTTAATTATACTCCTAATTGTAATAATCATAATAGAGATGTATTTAAACATACTTTAAAAGTTATAGATAATACACACAATGACTTACTTTTAAGGTTATCTGCATTATTTCATGATGTTGGTAAATTAAATACAATGACTTTTTTAGAAAATGGTCATTGCTATTTTCCTGGGCATAGTGAAGAAAGTGCTATTATGACTAAAAAAATATTATCTGAATTAGCCTTTGATAATAATACTATAAAAAGATCTTGTTCAATAATAGCTGAGCATCTTGTATTAAATGTTAATTATTTACCTACTGATGGTGAAATTAAAAGACTGATTAATAAGGTTGGAAAGGAAAATATCTATTTATTATTTGACCTACAACGAGCTGATACAAAAGCCTTATGGGCTCCTGAGCCTTTTCTTGCTAAAATTGATTTTATTGAAGCTAGAGTAAAAGATATATTAAAAAATAAAGAACCTTTATCTATAAAAGATTTAGATATTGACGGGAAATTTTTAATGAATAATTTTAATTTAACTCCTGGTAAAATAATTGGTGAGATATTAGAATATCTATTAAATTTAGTCTTAGATAATCCTACTTTAAATAATAGAGCTATTCTTCTAAATAAAGCTTTTTTATATCTAGAAAATAGCATTAAAACTAATTAA